From Acidobacteriota bacterium, a single genomic window includes:
- a CDS encoding phytanoyl-CoA dioxygenase family protein — protein sequence MLERFQKDGFLVIEDFNSDAECDALIARAAELVAEFDYDGHPSVFQTAEQTRTSDDYFLGSGDRISFFFEKDAFDEAGKLKFPILESLNKIGHAMHDLDPVFDRFSRSPQMKRLAVDLNLADALLIQSMYIFKHARIGGVVDVHQDSTFLYTEPASCVGFWFALEDASVENGCLWAKPGGHRTTLRSRFRREESGGTEFVKFDESPYDLDGAIPLEVKKGACIVLDGLLPHYSLPNTSGRSRQAFAIHTIIRDAWYPEDNWLRRDSSDLSPV from the coding sequence ATGCTCGAGAGATTTCAAAAAGACGGATTCCTTGTCATTGAGGATTTCAATTCGGACGCCGAGTGCGATGCGTTGATTGCGCGGGCGGCGGAACTCGTTGCCGAATTCGATTACGACGGCCATCCGTCTGTTTTTCAGACTGCGGAACAAACGCGTACGAGCGACGACTATTTTCTCGGATCCGGTGACCGCATCTCGTTCTTTTTCGAGAAGGACGCGTTTGACGAAGCCGGCAAATTGAAATTTCCGATACTGGAATCGCTCAACAAGATCGGCCACGCGATGCACGATCTCGATCCTGTCTTCGATCGATTCTCACGATCGCCGCAGATGAAACGTTTGGCGGTGGATCTCAATCTCGCCGACGCACTTCTGATCCAGAGTATGTACATCTTCAAACACGCGCGGATCGGCGGCGTGGTCGATGTCCATCAGGACTCGACGTTTCTTTACACCGAACCCGCGTCGTGCGTCGGATTCTGGTTCGCGCTCGAGGACGCGAGCGTCGAGAACGGCTGCTTGTGGGCCAAGCCCGGCGGGCACCGAACGACGCTGCGTTCGCGCTTTCGCCGAGAGGAATCCGGCGGGACGGAATTCGTGAAGTTCGACGAATCTCCGTACGATCTCGACGGCGCGATTCCGCTCGAGGTCAAAAAAGGCGCCTGCATCGTCCTCGACGGTCTACTGCCGCATTACAGCTTGCCGAACACGAGTGGTCGTTCGAGGCAAGCCTTCGCCATCCACACGATCATCCGCGACGCCTGGTATCCGGAAGACAACTGGCTGCGCAGAGATTCTTCTGATCTTTCGCCGGTTTGA